The Triticum dicoccoides isolate Atlit2015 ecotype Zavitan chromosome 6A, WEW_v2.0, whole genome shotgun sequence genome has a window encoding:
- the LOC119319123 gene encoding uncharacterized protein LOC119319123: MAAVGQAQRSASPPAAAQLPPTPCLGSILPRALLGACVPASSASRSFGHGLLDHDPLHAPPRTLLIVHRRGSVSSLSRSKDAKYQDVEDPASSSTGMCGYLHQRPVYAYTTNLGVPRETKYSDDMCTITPEDLGCTKFHYRRLVRLPPQKRDRQDRTDKYPENVGTSTVDVLFVKSLYENVSHYHRPNVYETCTMTVAEDPLDVKFRVVTPNIDRHEPLLPLTTRERLLPL, from the exons ATGGCCGCTGTCGGCCAAGCTCAAAGGTCCGcctctcctcctgctgctgctcagCTCCCTCCGACGCCTTGCCTCGGCTCCATCCTCCCGCGTGCCCTGCTGGGCGCGTGTGTGCCCGCGTCCAGCGCCTCCCGCTCGTTCGGCCACGGCCTCCTCGACCACGATCCTCTCCATGCGCCGCCGAG GACCCTCCTCATCGTGCACCGTCGCGGTTCGGTTTCTTCTCTCTCAAGGTCGAAGGATGCCAAGTACCAAGATGTCGAAGACCCGGCAAGTTCATCTACGGGCATGTGCGGCTATCTTCACCAAAGACCCGTGTACGCTTACACAACGAACCTTGGAGTTCCACGAGAGACTAAGTACTCCGATGACATGTGTACCATTACGCCCGAAgaccttggatgcaccaagttccactaccgccGACTAGTACGACTACCGCCGCAAAAACGAGAccgtcaagaccggaccgacaagtaccccgagaaCGTCGGTACCTCTACCGTCGACGTGCTTTTCGTTAAGTCCCTCTACGAAAATGTGTCCCACTACCACCGCCCGAACGTCTATGAAACATGTACCATGACCGTCGCTGAAGACCCCTTGGACGTCAAGTTTcgtgtcgtgaccccgaacatcgacagacatgaaccactacttcccttgaccacccgtgaacgactacttcctctatga